From the Leptotrichia sp. oral taxon 223 genome, the window TAGCTTTTTTCTAATTTTCTCAACTTCATTTCTATTTCCGATTTCTTCATAGGAATCTGACAAATTATTATATGCCATCGGATATTCAGGATTAATTTTTATTACTTGTTCGTAATATTTTACAGCTTGTTTTGGATTATTGTTTAAATACTGTTCATAATAACCTAAATAAAAATATGCCAAATAATTATTTTTATCTTCTTTTACAGACTTCAAGAGCAAATCTCTCATTTTTTCTTTATCTCTATAAAAATATTTTATACTTTCCAAAAAAATATTTTTTGATTTTTCATTTATTTTTATTTTACTTATTTCATTAAATTCTTTTTTAGATAACTCAATCACTTCTTTTATTGCATCTTGATTTATTTCATTTTTTGCATCTTTTTCACTTTGAATATTTATCACTTTAACATCATTAACCTTCTGTTTAAAATAATTTCCCACTTCTTTATCTTCAGTAATTACTACAACATCTGAGAATGAATTAAAACTTAAAACTATAGATAAAATTATTAATGCCTTTTTCATCAATATTCCCTTTCCAAATAAAAAAATTATTTTTATGATTTTTTAAATTATAACATATTTTCATTTATGTTTCCATTTTTTACTCTGCTATTTCCAATAAAAAAGGCTACCCTATTTTGCAAGATAACCTTTAATTTTTTATCTGTACACTTTGCTCAATTTTACTTTATATTTCATTTTCAAGCCCTAACTCTTTTACAAAATCATCAAAATCCACAAAATCCCCTGTACTTTCCTCAATAACTTTATCCAATGCAATCGCATCTTCATAGTCTTCAATTTACTCCCTTATCAGTTCAAGAATAAATTCATTTTCACTTTTCCCATTTTCAGAAGCAATCTTGCTAAACTCTTTTTGCATTTCTGCTGGTATTTCTATTGTATAAATCATTTTTAGTCCCCCAATTCTTAATATGATTTTTTATTTTATTATAATATATAAAAAAAATCATTTTCAATTAAATTTTTTTAAATTCCCCATTGTCATTTTACACTTTTTTTGATAAAATTGATATATAAAACTTTAATTTGAAAGGAAATAAAATGGATAATAAAAATCAACAAATAATTGACGCCAACTTGATAATCAAGATTATTTATAAAAATAAACTGTTAATCGCTTTAACTACAATAATAGTCGTGATACTTTCCACAGTTTTTGTCTTTGTAAACAAATCCTTTAAATCAGACATTACCCTTTATGGAAATGATAAAGTCCTTACTGAAATTGGAGAAAATTCACAGTCTTCATTAAATTCTTTTGACTTTTACTCTTACTTGAAAAAAAATTCAAAAACTTTGAGAAATGTAAATTTGCCAGAGGATAAGTTCTTTAAGGAAATGACAACAAGATTGACAGCACAGTCTGAAAATAATGATCCGACAGTAAAAGTAAAATTCACTACAAATAACAAAACTGAAGGGGAAAATTTTGCAAAAGAGTACCCAGCACTTGCACAAGGCTATCTGCTTGAAAGAAAAAATAACTTTTTGGATACACAAATAAAATTATTGGAGCAGCAATACAGCTTTTTAACACAAAATATTGACATACGAACTACAAAAGACTCATTAACAGATACGTTAGTTTCAAGATTGGCATATTACCGTCTATTAAGAAATGACTCAAATCCAGTTGTTAAATATGTAAATTCCATAACAAAACCTGCATTGAATAAAAAGCTTGTTATAGCTGGTTCTCTGTTTTTAGGACTATTTTTAGGAATTTTGATTGCTTTTATGAAAGAATTTTCTACTACATTAGACTGGGAAGACATTAAAAAAAGAAAAAATTAGTCAATAATAAAATTAAAGGGATTATCTCGCATTCTGAGGTAATCCCTATTTTTTATTTTTAACCTATCTCAACCATTTTTCTCTTTCTCTTATCAAAAGTTACCATTTCAGTAATTCCAAATTCCTTTGCATATTCGCCAGCTTCCTTTATCTTCATTCCAACATGTTCAGAATAATGTGAGTCACTTGACAAAATCACAGGAATATCATATTTTTTCACATACTCCATAAAATCTCTGTACGGAGTAATTTCTTTGATTGGATAACGATAAAACGTCCCTGTGTTTATATCCACAACC encodes:
- a CDS encoding lipopolysaccharide biosynthesis protein, whose product is MDNKNQQIIDANLIIKIIYKNKLLIALTTIIVVILSTVFVFVNKSFKSDITLYGNDKVLTEIGENSQSSLNSFDFYSYLKKNSKTLRNVNLPEDKFFKEMTTRLTAQSENNDPTVKVKFTTNNKTEGENFAKEYPALAQGYLLERKNNFLDTQIKLLEQQYSFLTQNIDIRTTKDSLTDTLVSRLAYYRLLRNDSNPVVKYVNSITKPALNKKLVIAGSLFLGLFLGILIAFMKEFSTTLDWEDIKKRKN
- a CDS encoding M48 family metallopeptidase; this translates as MKKALIILSIVLSFNSFSDVVVITEDKEVGNYFKQKVNDVKVINIQSEKDAKNEINQDAIKEVIELSKKEFNEISKIKINEKSKNIFLESIKYFYRDKEKMRDLLLKSVKEDKNNYLAYFYLGYYEQYLNNNPKQAVKYYEQVIKINPEYPMAYNNLSDSYEEIGNRNEVEKIRKKLTSLFPDFPETYYQAGMKYRKEKNFLKSTESFEIAIEKYKNLSNTKFYTYLGSDLREEYIMDAELYIITNYLNTKNFLKALDYFSTVYPSMKQKKYAKLSYIIEALESYNERVIKSKNINEYKQNLKKIQKFNLQ